The nucleotide window GTTCCGCAGGCCTTCCTTGACCAGTGCCTGCGCGAGGACGGTAGCCGTCGTCGTGCCGTCACCGGCGACGTCGTTGGTCTTGGTGGCAACTTCCTTGGCCAGCTGTGCGCCAAGGTTCTCGTAGGGATCGTCCAGCTCAACCTCACGGGCGATGGTCACGCCATCGTTCGTGATGGTGGGGGCGCCCCACTTCTTGTCGAGGACGACATTGCGTCCGCGGGGGCCGAGCGTCACCTTGACGGTGTCGGCCAGCTTGTCAACGCCGGCTTCGAGCTTGCGTCGGGCGGCGTCGTTGAATTCCAACTGCTTTGCCATGTTGTTTCGTTCCTTTCAGGCTTGTGCAGGGATGTGTACTGACAGGAAAGAACCCCGGCCTGAAATGACCGGGGTTCTTCTGCACAACTACTTGACGATGATCGCCAGAACGTCGCGGGCGGAAAGAACCAGGTATTCCTGGCCACCGTGCTTGACTTCGGTTCCGCCGTACTTGGAGTAGATGACGACGTCGCCTTCGGCAACATCGACGGGAACGCGGTTGCCATTGTCGTCAACGCGGCCGGGGCCTACTGCGACGACTTCGCCCTCCTGGGGCTTTTCCTTGGCGGTGTCCGGGATGACCAGACCGGATGCGGTGGTCTGCTCGCCTTCCAGCGGGCGGACGACAATACGATCTTCAAGAGGCTTGATAGAGACCGACACTCGGACCTCTCCTTCACTTGGTTTGAATGAATCTTTGGGTATCGAGCAGGCGCTGACCGTCGTCGCGGTGCCGGTTGGCGCATCCTCGAAGGATTAGCACCCTCATAGTGAGAGTGCCAAGTCTGACTTTATGCAACGGTTAGCACTCGGTCAAGGTGAGTGCCAGAGGCGGGCGCCTTCGCAGTCCTTGCTGGGCTTTCCGCGGCGATTCCGTGCAGGTTTGGCACGCGCCGGCGGCGTGTCGGTTCCAACACGCCGAGCAAAGGGTCGTTGTTGGAACGAAACCTGCACGGAATCGTCGGGATTTCGGTCAGCGACGGTAGGAAACCGAATCAGCGTTGATCAACCGGGGCCGGTGGAAGTCGGAGTTATCGACAACAAAGGCCGCTTTCCGCGCCGGGTCGCGCTCCGCGATGTACAGCCGCTGGCCGTTCACGTACCGTCGAAGACTCGAATGATCCGGATCGGGAGGCGATCCATCTCGGGAAGCCATGCGTCGAGCTGTCTCAGCAAACGGCACGTCGAGGAAGACAGAGCGCGCCCACACCCCATCGAGCTCGGCACGGTGCAGGAACATGCCGTCCACAATGACGACGCAATCGGGCGGCGCCTCCACCTCAGCGGGGCTGATCCTGCGATCTGTCTCAACGTTGTGGCAGGCCGTCCTGATACGGCCATTGCCGCCCAGGGAAAGCGGCTCCACCACCCACTCGCGAAAGCGTTCGTAGTCGTACGAGTCGAGCCAGAAACCTTCGGGAGAAGTGCGCCCCCGTCGATAGCGAACCGACCGCGGGTTATGGAAATCGTCCAGACCTATCCGGATGACCGATCTCCCCGTTCCACGCAGGTACCGCGCGAGCGAGTCCGCGAACGTCGTCTTGCCTGAGCCGTCCACGCCGTCGATCCCGAAAAGGACGGTGCCATACGGCAGCGCTGAAGCGAGGGCACCCTGAACGTCAACCGAGTCGAAGCCCGTTCCACTGATCATCAAACGATTCAACCGCGGATGTCCACGCGAGGAAAACGCCCCTGATGCCACGGAGCCCTTAGACTGGAGAGCCCGGCCCAGCCCCTGACCGACTGCTCTGGCCGACAGCCCCTCGCCGAAAGCTCCAGTTGAAAGCGACACCGTGACCCAGAACCTCCTTGAGCCCATCCTGACTCCCGAGGGCTGGGAGCTGCTCAACTCGCTCGGACCCTACTCCGAAGCAGACAGCCTCCGGCTCAACGAACAGCTTCGCGCGGCAGGACATTCCCCCGATGTCGTCAACGCGGCCCTCACCCAGTCCCGGCTCCGCGCCAAGGCACAGGTGAAGTTCGGTCCGTTCGCCGCCCGGATGCTCTTCACGCCCGCCGGCCTCGAACAGGCCACCCGCCTCAACGTCGCCGCGCGCCACGCCCAGCGCTATGTCACTGCCAACGTTCAGAAGGTCGCAGACCTTGGCTGCGGAATCGGCGCGGACTCGATGGCCCTCGCCACCCTGGAACGCGACGTCACCGCCGTCGAACTCGACGAAACCACCGCCGCCGCCGCCACCATGAACCTGCTGCCGTGGGCAAACGCGACTGTGGTCAGCGCGGATGCCTCCTCCCTTGACCTGACAGAGTACGACGGCGTGTGGCTGGACCCCGCCCGACGCACCACTTCCAGCTCAGGCACGAAGCGCCTCTTCGACCCGGAAGCTTTCTCGCCTCCCCTGTCCTTCGTGGAAAGCCTCGCCGACACCGGCATGCCGGTCGGTGTGAAGCTGGGGCCCGGGATTCCGCATGACGCGATCCCGCCCAACTGTGAGGCCCAGTGGGTGAGCGTTGACGGCGACGTCGCCGAAGTAGTGCTCTGGTTCAACGCCCTCCGCCGGAACAATGTTCGCCGCAGCGCACTGCTCATCGGCACCGACGGCGCCACGGAGCTGACCAGCCACACCGACTTCGGCGGGGACGACGGCGCCCCCGTAGGCGCGGTCGAAGGGTACCTGTACGAGCCGGACGGCGCCGTGATTCGGGCCGGTTTGGTG belongs to Arthrobacter tumbae and includes:
- the groES gene encoding co-chaperone GroES, whose product is MSVSIKPLEDRIVVRPLEGEQTTASGLVIPDTAKEKPQEGEVVAVGPGRVDDNGNRVPVDVAEGDVVIYSKYGGTEVKHGGQEYLVLSARDVLAIIVK
- a CDS encoding uridine kinase, whose translation is MISGTGFDSVDVQGALASALPYGTVLFGIDGVDGSGKTTFADSLARYLRGTGRSVIRIGLDDFHNPRSVRYRRGRTSPEGFWLDSYDYERFREWVVEPLSLGGNGRIRTACHNVETDRRISPAEVEAPPDCVVIVDGMFLHRAELDGVWARSVFLDVPFAETARRMASRDGSPPDPDHSSLRRYVNGQRLYIAERDPARKAAFVVDNSDFHRPRLINADSVSYRR
- a CDS encoding class I SAM-dependent methyltransferase, coding for MTQNLLEPILTPEGWELLNSLGPYSEADSLRLNEQLRAAGHSPDVVNAALTQSRLRAKAQVKFGPFAARMLFTPAGLEQATRLNVAARHAQRYVTANVQKVADLGCGIGADSMALATLERDVTAVELDETTAAAATMNLLPWANATVVSADASSLDLTEYDGVWLDPARRTTSSSGTKRLFDPEAFSPPLSFVESLADTGMPVGVKLGPGIPHDAIPPNCEAQWVSVDGDVAEVVLWFNALRRNNVRRSALLIGTDGATELTSHTDFGGDDGAPVGAVEGYLYEPDGAVIRAGLVADVAHSVGGHLVDPHIAYICAPTLVETPFARPYRILEVMPYNVKALKAWVKASDIGVLDIKKRGTSVTPEELRKQLLAGSKKATNKATLVLTRIGEERVAVVVDPVLG